From Chrysiogenia bacterium, one genomic window encodes:
- a CDS encoding repressor LexA: MKTLSKRQKEVLDYIHAYTLEHDYPPSYREIGEHFG, encoded by the coding sequence ATGAAAACGCTTTCGAAACGGCAAAAAGAAGTTCTCGACTACATCCACGCCTACACGCTCGAGCACGATTACCCGCCCAGTTACCGGGAAATCGGCGAGCATTTCGGG